The genomic stretch TAGCAATTCCAGATAGGGCTGTTTCTAAAATCAGTCCTGACTGGGCCACCAGGGATCAAACCTATGAAACCAATTTTTCAAGTGATCAGTATATAAACCGTGTGTGAGACTTGAGTCTTTCAAGAGTGCTATGAAATGGGGTTTATAGGTAGGCACAGAAGGAAAGTGAGGTATCAAGTTTTGGCTGAAAAGCAGGTTCCAGGTCTGAGGTGAATAGAATTCAGTTGCTTCTGGCATTCCTGCTGACCACAGGGTAAAGACCATCTTGGCTCCGGCTAACCTGCTTCCATAAGGCCTAGAGAGTTGAAAGCAACTTGGATTTTTGGGTTGACTTAATACCAGCAGGTATGTCTAGCTGGTGTGCAATGTgaaccagttttttttttttaatttttatttaagtgtaaaCACTGAGGCAGCAAGAGCCAAATCCTATGTTCGATGCTTAAGGGATagtcacaaattattttattgaatgttaatatttttcactcCCTGGACCTTCAGCTTTTCCTCATGGCAGGCCCTGGGCAGAGTGCACCAGGCAGGAAAGGGGAGGCTCTGGTGCGTTCCTGTGAGCTTGGAGCTTGGAGGTTGGGTAAGGCCCCAATTTTTCACTCGACATCGTTGAAGACACTGTCCTTGTTGGCACAGTGGTGTTGCAAGACACTACATGTCTGTCCACACGTGTCCATGTGTATGTCCATGTATGAACCACATGATACAGTGTTTTTGTATACACCTGTAATATAGCACTTGACACACACAAAATGCTGGAGTTCTCCAGTACCGTCACTGAGGACTGGGCTGTCTGTCATTAATCATTTTATATCCCAGTGACTAACACAGTGCTTATCCTCAATGAGTTGTGGAGATAATACCAATTTATAAGAAACCCAGAGTTATAGCCCTTACTTGACTTTATGCCAAAATACATCTCCTGTACGAAAACATCATCCATTAACTATTAAAGGGATGCTCTAAAAGGGGACGTTTTATGAGTTAAATGCAAATGTGCACTAATAACATTATTTGCTTCCTGATgcaatgtaccatgtttccccgaaaataagacctagccggaccatcagctctaatgcgtcttttggagcaaaaattaatataagacccggtattatattatattatattatattatattatattatattatattacccagtattatattaaataatattacccagtattatattatattatattatattatattatattatattatattataccctgtcttatattaaaataagacggggtctcatattaatttttgctccaaaagatgcattagagctgatggtccagctaggtcttatttttggggaaacactaaTATGAAGTACACAAAATCTCCTATGAAATATTCTTtccttaccgccgaatagtattccattgtgtatatataccacaacttctttatccattcatctatcgaaggacattttggatgATATagcaacatttgtgacaacatggatggatcttgagagtgtaatgctgagcgaaataagtcagacagaaaaagcagagaaccatgtgatttcattgatatgtggtatataaaccaaaaacaacacaagaacaagacaaacaaatgagaaacagaaactcatagacacagacaatagtttagtggttaccagagggtaaggggggtggggggtgggagatgagggcaaggggggtcaaatatatggtgatggaaggagaactgactctgggtggtgaacacacaatgggatttatagatgatgtaacacagaattgtacacctgaaatctatgtaattttactaacaattgtccccccaataaatttaaaaaataaattaaaaaagaaaaagagatattcTTTCCAAACAACCTGAGTTTAATTATCCTTTATATGTAATGTTTACTTCACAGGAATTTCAGAGAATAGAGAAACAAGCTAAATTACACCAAAAAGAAGCAATCATACAAATCCAGACTGTGGGACATTCTATCAAACAACTGCTCCAGTATCTAAAATGAGAGCTTTAATATTAGAGACTTAAATATTATTCTCAAAAACAGAGGACGGGGATGGAGAGAATGTTTTAGATTTTGAAAAAGACTTAAGAGACATAACAGCCAAATGTAGTGTATTGTTTTATGTGGGAACttagtttggaaaaaaaagaaaagccataaaaGATATTGGGGCTAACTAGTCAAAGTGAAGCCTGAACTTTGCATTAGATGACATTAAAGAATCACATATGAAAAAGCAATTGTTGGATCTAGGTGATGGGTGTTCATTGTACCggtctttctatttttctgtgtgttttaacattttatcataaaaacttttaaaggaaagtaaaataCCAATTTGACAAGAAGGGAAAGGACATTCTAACTCTTTAAGTTAAGGAGGTAAGAATCAGTATGGTGGGTTCAGGGACCTACAAGGAACTAGACTTTGTGGACTAGCAAATCCAGCTGGGTACAGCAGAcagtgagaaaggaaaaggcaggCAGGACCTAAACTATGCTCTGGAACTTGGACTTTCTACTGGAGGCAACAAGTGCCACTggaggcttttatttatttatttatttatttatttatttatttatttatttatttatttattgtctttttggaggcttttatttttaagtaacaatTTTATCgacatataattcatataccataatgTTTATTGtgttaaagtatacaattcagtggtttggGGTATGTTCAAAAAGTAGAGCATGCACCACTACCACCTAAATCCAGAACATATTTATCACCCCAATTTGAAACCCTGTATCCATTAGTAGTCACTCTCCACTCTCCTCACCCACCCttaatccctggcaaccactaatttgctttctgtctttatggatttgcctattctggacatttcacataaattaataatagaatatGTGGCCTTGcatatctgacttctttcacttagcacgtTCCAATgttcattcatgttgtggcatgtatcagaaGAAGGAGGCATGGCATGACATCCAGGGGCCACACAGGAGGAGGGTCCAAGAGATCATATCACCCAAGCATGTGGGATGCAGAGAGAGTATGTGGATGCATGGTCAAGTGCCTTTATTGGAGGTCTGGGTGGAACACACACAAAAGGCATAAGGGGATTTCATTGGTGCATTTGAATGTCACTAGGTCACAGTCAGGGGAGGGCAAGAATCAGAATTTGTGACAGGGACCAGCCTTATTACACTGGTGTACCTGGTCACCTGGGCAGGTTGCTCACAGCCTGTTTGTAGGGATGTTGAGGtatcaggaaaatataaaattcaaaacattttacaatacattattgttgagttataagtgttctttatgtattctagatactcgtaaatcccttatcaaatatatgatttgcaaatatttttctcccattccatggcttgtcttttcacattttttaacggtgtcctttgaagcaaaaatgtttttaattttcatgaaatccaatttattttattttttcttttatcactcatgcttttggtgtcatatctgacAAATCATTGCCTAatctaaggtcacaaagatttgcTCTTTTTCTAAGAATGTTATACTTTTAGCTCCTACATTTAGatttctgatccattttgagttaatttttgtatgttgtgtgAGGTAGCGGCccaattttattctttagcaTATGGCTGTCCAGTTGTCCCAGGACCATatgttaaaaagactattctttcttgATTGAATGTTTTTGGCACTcctgttgaaaatcaattaaccataaatgtatgggtttatttctggattctcaattctatttcattgatctatatgtctattcttatgACAGTACCATGtaatcttatttttttgtatttttgagaaaataacttcattttgttCAGTGGAATGAGCAGGTATCCAGTCTCAGAGCTTCTGGAATTGCTTCTTGGTGCCTGCAGCCTTGGTGACCTTGAGCACATTAACACGCACAGTCTTGCTCAGGGGCCAGCACTCACCCACTGTAACAATGTCACCAATCTGGACTTCTCTGAAGCAGGGGTACAGGTGCACAGACATGTTCTTGTGACGCTTCTCAAAGCAGTTGTACTTTCGGATGTAGTGGAGGTAGTCTGGGCGGATGACAATGGTCCTATGCATCTTCATCTTGGTCACCACGCCAGACAGGATGTGCCCTCGGATGGAGACATTACTAGTAAACGGGCATTTCTTGTCAATGTAGGTCCCCTCAATGGCCTCCTTGGGTGTCTTAAAGCCCAAACCAATGTTCTTGTAGTACCGCGGAAGCTTCTCTTTGCCAGTTTCTCCAAGCAGGACCCTCTTCTTAGTTTGAAAGATGGTCGGCTGCCTTTGGTAGTCACGCTCGGTCTGAATGTCCGCCATGTTCACGGGCGcctgaaaaaaacccaaaaaaaaaccaagcaGTAGCATATAATCCTGATTATTGTAAATTTGTAGTAAGTTCTGAGACTGGGACTTGTGAGtattccaactttatttttcattttcaagattattttgggtACTCTAGGCTCCTTGtgtttccatgtgaattttaggttCAGCTAATcaatttttgccaaaaaaaaaaaaaaaaaaaaagccaattgggattttgatagattTTATATTGTATCTGTAGATTAATTTGAAAAGTATGGACATTTCACAATAATAAATCTTCCAATcatgagttgtttttttatttatttaggtcttctttaatgaTGATTTGGGTCTATTCCTTTTAatgatattttgtagttttcagagtataatttaagtgaaattgtttccttaatttcataTTCAGATTGTTCATTATTAGCGTATGGaaaagcaattgatttttgtatattgatcctGTAATCTTATTGAACTTGCTTATTAGTTCTAAAAGTGTTTTAATGCATTTCTTAGTATTTTCTACACATGAGATCACCTCATTTGTGAATAGAGATTGTTTTAGTTCAACGTTTGCCAACTGGATGAATTTTATGTCATTCTCTTGTCTAATATTTCTGGCTAGAAACTCTCATAAAATCTTAAGTAGAAGTGAAAGCATGGACATGCTTGTCTTATTTGtgattttagagaaaaagtattcatttttgtCACCAATAAGTGTAATGTTAGCCGTGTGTTTTTCATAGCTAGTCCTTATTAtattgaggaagtttccttctattcctatttgTTAAacgtttttatcatgaaaggatgttgaattttgtcaaatgttttttcttcatatattgaGATAACCATGtggttttttccttcattctattagtgcagtatattacattgattgattttcatatgttgaaccacacttacatttctgaaataaatttcatttggTTATAATGTATATCcttttaatataatattggattcagtttgatagtattttgttgaggatttttgtattgtatttataAGGAGTATTGGTATGTaggtgtttttttcttgctgaagGCTTTGTCTGTCttgatatcagggtaatactgaCCTCAAAGAATGAATTGGGAAGTGtcctttcctcttctattttttgaaagagtttgtgaaGAGCTggtgttaattattctttaaatgttttaccCATGGCAGGATTCACTCATAAAGCCATCTAGACTTTTCTTTGTGgggtctttcttttccttttttttcttcttttttattgaaaaataattgacatacatcactatataagtttaaggcatacagacagcatgatggtttgattctGAAATGAATCTCACAGTAAGTTCAGCTAACttcattatctcatgtaatcacaatacaaagaaagaaagaagagaaaaaaaaatctctccttaTAATGAGAGCTCTTAGGATtaactctcttaacaactttcctatatatcatacaccagtgttaattatagtcatcatgttgtgtATTATATCCCTAGtaacttatttatattataactggaaatttgtaccttttgatcaccttcCTCAAGTTCTCCTGCCCCCATCCTCCGCCTCTGGTAACCACATATCTGATATCttcatctatgagtttgtttgttttttcaattttttgttttttgttttttttacattccacgtataagtgagatcatacagtatttgtctttctgttacttatctcacttagcataatgccttcaagttccatccatgttgtctttGGTGAGTTTTTTGATgactaattcaatctctttacttacAGATCTATTCTGCTTCTCTATTTCTCCTTGAGTTAGTGTCAGTAGTTTGTGCCTGTTTTAtctaggttgtctaatttgttggcatacaattgttcatatattttctcataatctaGTAGTGatgttccttctttcattcctgattttactaaggagtcttttctttctctctctctctctctctctctctctctctctctccctccctccctccctccctccctccttccttctttgtttctccttccttccttccttccttccttccttccttccttccttccttccttccttccttccttccttccttccttccttccaccagtCTAGCTAAAGCCTTGTCAATATGgttgatctttttaaagactcaacatttggtttcattgattttctttatagtttttatattttctattttatctttttctgctCTAGTCTATCatgtccttccttctacttattttgggtttagtttgctcttctttttctagtttcttaagatgTAGTGTTAGGTTATTGACTTGAGACCTATCTTCTTTTTATAGGCTCATTCAAATTCTGAGCTTTAGCTAAGCAGGGGAGGAGTGATGTCAGCAGGCATGTAAAAAGTGCATACTTGCCCTACATCCAGTTTAGTAGTTATTCAGTCATAGAGACTACTGGTGGCAATTCatgacaatatttttaatctaGAATGAGCCTCAGTGATTATTTCATCCTTCCACTCCACTTTCCAGGAAACTGAGGTTCGGAGAGATTAAGTGacctttcccaaggtcacacagtcaaaGGTAGAGTTTAGTACTAGTATCTGTGCACATCAGTCTAAGCTTTGCAATGGGAATGACTGGACCATGTCTATTGTCTCTTGACAACCATGGTTGCCTTCTTATAAGGAAACCTCTTGGTGTCGGTCATGGAGAATAAATGCTTCAAAGTAATCACATAAGAatattttgccaatattttaaaGAGGGACAGACCAGAGCTCTACTTGGAAAACAAATGGGTCTTTCTACCCTAAAGACCTCTAATCAGGATCTTGTAGAATATTAGAATTGAAATTCCCAGATATGGGACTTAGGGATGGGGATGTTAGGCAGGAAGTCTTGTGTCTAATGAGATCTGTGTTAAAAGGACTAGTTATGCATCTTCTGCTGAGAGTCAGAATTGGTTCTGGAGTCTCAGACAGGGTGCAGCTCCAAGATAGAGAGGACGTTGATACAGTTATCAATGTTAAAGGCTACGGAAGCAGGAGTTATGCAGGTCAAGTAAGTAAGAGAACTGAGAAGGTTAATAAAGTTCTTTTTTCTGACAGAATGCAGGGAAGCAAAATGGAGAGGCCAAGAGAGGGGACAAGAAGCAAGGGCTTTGAGAAGTGTGGGAGAAGATACTGAGTGGGagttgtggggtgggggcacaggtGGGGGCATCAAACCAGACGGAGCCAAAGTGCTATGAAAATGACCTTGCCCTCCAGCAGCCAAAAGGTGacttaatgaaataatttggCTTTGGTGGGAATGACGTGGGCCAGCTAGAAGCTGGTTCAGGGTAAGGACTGTGAGCATTCACCATGGAATGCTCAGTGCCTGTCCCGGCATGAGGACTGGGCATTTTTATTCCTATGTACTCCCCTAAAAGCCTGCTGGTCAAGCAGCATTCCAATCTGGAAGAAGCACGATCATAGAGTCCCTGTCTCCCCTTGCCCACTACTCATAAGTAGCAACTACTTTCCCTACATATCAATATGCAACCCAGGGAAAAACAGATCTGAATCTTAGCTCTCTCTCCCCTAGCTTAGGGAAAGGACTTTGGGGTGCAAGGAGGAGAAGTGACAAGAGAAGGCCCCCCAAAGGAGCTGCAGACACTAATGCTAGGGTCGAAGTGAGTCATGAGGAACTGTACTGGGTGAAGTGGGTCTCTAGAAACGCCCTCCTCTTTCCACACAGCAGTTTCTTTGGTGATCATGACTCACATGTCAATGTCCCAGGCCCTGCtctgcaggggggtgggggggcaccgAAAGGTTATTCACATGGTGCATCTTGAGCAAAAGGTCCGGGGTTCAGAGTCACAGTAGAGGCGTCTTGAAGGCAGAGACATTGAACTTTTCCTCAATCATAATTTTGCCTGAATTCAGCCTCCCCCTCCCAGGTTTGGCCCCAGGTGACACTAACAAACCCTAACTCTCTCCTTTGAGGAATGGAAACACATTTCAGCGTTTCAATTGAAGCTTAGTTTGTTTTTGCGTCAAGAAGGAGGATGAGTTCTCCAATGGCACATGCTCCAATGTGCTTGTCAGAGTTGGTTGACAGTAAGattgttttcaagaaaatattccTGCTTCAATTCTTATTCTACCTATACGGAAATCGCAGTTATGAACACATTTAGAGTAACTGCCAAGATATCAGCAGGGAATCATTTAATATGTTTGTCTGTAAGTATCTACCATGAATACTTTGGGGCACTGAGGGAAAATAGTACCTTCAATTTTGATTAAGACAagcagggaggtggggatggggtaaTCAAGAAGATGGCCATTGGTGGCCTGGAGAGAAAGTGGACCATCCTTAAAAAAAGATTGTAAAAAGAGAGTAAGAGTTGTCGTGTGTAGTGAAGATGTTGAAGAacatttgccttcattggttgatgtgagcttttgtttATTACCTTTTGTTTGTTACTGCATGTGACATGATAGTTAGCTTAGGGTAAAAATAATTCTGTGCTGTGATTAGGgattgagtaaattccccctttggtctcattctcccgagtaggggagatatgagatgatgctgctttctgtctgttttgcccacatcagcagataaagtaaagaagtagctaagttatgtcaggatgacgtgacaggcacgttgccaggctttggaaggccttgggctgATGGTGCCAAGCAGGAAGAGTAGATATTGCTTGTCCGGATGAACTAGCCCTACAGCCGGATAAGCAATATTCTTATCATTAACTGCCaaaccctcccggaactggctaTTCCTtgggaggggaggcaggcacACAAAACTTGGCTCTGCAgtgcatctaaagagatatataagacagacctcaggtggcATAAGGATTGATTGATAGCTGTTTCAAgagattgctattcaga from Rhinolophus sinicus isolate RSC01 linkage group LG09, ASM3656204v1, whole genome shotgun sequence encodes the following:
- the LOC109460392 gene encoding small ribosomal subunit protein uS17, whose translation is MADIQTERDYQRQPTIFQTKKRVLLGETGKEKLPRYYKNIGLGFKTPKEAIEGTYIDKKCPFTSNVSIRGHILSGVVTKMKMHRTIVIRPDYLHYIRKYNCFEKRHKNMSVHLYPCFREVQIGDIVTVGECWPLSKTVRVNVLKVTKAAGTKKQFQKL